A single region of the Tachyglossus aculeatus isolate mTacAcu1 chromosome X1, mTacAcu1.pri, whole genome shotgun sequence genome encodes:
- the FANCD2OS gene encoding FANCD2 opposite strand protein, whose translation MADSVQTEEISNISPEESNLQGAEGYQLWSAWTPLDESFQWIRHPITRPSRDPSTSFVSFSETPTDKEVQHYLRRITVARDGILWDRNESSNFSPTSQSPKLPRITEHCTADDTKNSLMKPQPVRLNGVDSVFGRVITAQPPKWTGVVRFSEKSAFCKIINPGQEWPTGLKESQSKMVLSMCKQMLRASLLLHSTYKKCTFILQHSR comes from the coding sequence GTGCAGAAGGATATCAGCTCTGGTCAGCGTGGACGCCGCTGGATGAGAGTTTCCAGTGGATACGACACCCAATAACCAGGCCTTCCAGGGATCCTTCTACGTCTTTTGTCAGCTTTAGTGAAACCCCTACAGACAAGGAAGTGCAGCACTACCTCCGGAGGATCACCGTGGCCAGAGATGGAATCCTTTGGGATCGCAATGAGAGTTCCAATTTTTCTCCCACATCACAAAGTCCCAAGTTGCCACGCATAACAGAACACTGCACCGCAGATGATACAAAAAATAGTCTGATGAAACCCCAGCCTGTCCGACTCAATGGAGTGGACTCCGTCTTTGGCCGGGTGATCACCGCTCAACCCCccaaatggactggagtggtcaGATTTTCAGAAAAATCGGCATTTTGCAAAATCATCAACCCAGGCCAGGAGTGGCCTACTGGCCTGAAGGAGTCTCAAAGTAAAATGGTACTCAGTATGTGCAAGCAGATGTTACGTGCCAGTTTGCTACTGCACTCCACTTACAAAAAGTGTACTTTTATCTTGCAGCACTCCAGGTAA